The following is a genomic window from Pseudomonas parafulva.
AGTGGCGCGCATCATACCAGCGTTTTCGTTTCTGGCAAACTTTTTTTGAAAAAATTCGCGTGGTATCAGGCGCTTGCGTGAGGGCGCTGATTACAACGGCACGCCCAGACGCTTGGCGACTTCTTCGTACGCCTCGATGACATCACCCAGGCCCTGGCGGAAGCGGTCCTTGTCCATCTTCTTGCGGGTTTCCTTGTCCCACAGACGGCAGCCGTCAGGGCTGAACTCGTCGCCCAGTACGATCTGGCCGTGGAAGACGCCGAATTCCAGCTTGAAGTCGACCAGCAGCAGGCCAGCGTCGTCGAACAGCTTGCTCAGCACGTCGTTGACCTTCAGCGACAGCTTCTTCATCTCCACCAGTTGCTCGGCGGTGCCCCAGCCGAATGCCACCACGTGAGATTCGTTGATGAAGGGGTCGCCCTTCTCATCGTTCTTCAGGAACAGCTCGAAGGTGGAAGGCTCGAGCTTGATGCCCTCCTCCACGCCCAGGCGCTTGACCAGGCTGCCAGCAGCATAGTTGCGCACCACGCACTCGACCGGGATCATGTCCAGCTTCTTGACCAGGCACTCGTTGTCGCCCAGCAGCTTGTCGAACTGGGTCGGCACGCCAGCTTCTTCGAGCTTCTGCATGATGAAGGCGTTGAACTTGTTGTTGACCATGCCTTTACGATCGAGCTGCTCGATGCGCTTGCCGTCGAACGCCGAGGTATCGTTACGGAACAGCAGGATCAGGCGGTCGGCGTCGTCGGTCTTGTACACCGATTTGGCCTTGCCGCGGTAAAGTTCGTCGCGTTTTTCCATGATGGGCTCCGCTTGCTTGAATGGTTGGGCTAGGCGATTTCGCGCCAGTCGAGCCCGTGTTCCTGATTCGCCACCTGGAGCCAGTCCGGATCGCACCCCAAGGTGTCGACGAAGCACTGACGCGCCAGTTGTGGCAGGTTGTTCTTGCTGCTCAGGTGGGCCAACACCAGATGCTGCAGGTGTCGCCAGCCCAGCTCGGCCACCAGGTTGGCGGCCTGATGGTTGTTCAGATGGCCCTGATTGCCGCCGACCCGTTGCTTGAGAAAGTACGGATAGTGCCCGCGCGCCAGCAGATCACGGCAGTGGTTGGCTTCGATCAGCAAGGCGTCGAGGCCCTCGTAGCGTTGCAACAGGCGCATGTCGTAGCTACCCAGGTCGGTGAGCATGCCGAAGCGGCGGCGACCGTCGCTGACCACATACTGCAGCGGCTCCTGCGCGTCATGCTCGACCCGCGCCGCGCTGACCTGCAGGCTGCCGACCTCCAGCACATCGCCACAACCGAGAAAACCGGCGACCTCCACCGGCTTGCGCATGCCGCGCAGCGTGCCTTGGCTGAGGTACACCGGTACATTGTAGCGCCGCGCCAGCAACCCAACGCCATGCACGTGGTCGGCATGTTCGTGGGTCACCAGCACAGCGCTCAGCTGTGCGGCCGACACCCCGAGCAGCGCCAGGCGCCGCTCGGTTTCGCGCAGGGAGAAACCGCAGTCGACCAGGACGAACGTGTCGTCGCTGGCGATCAGCGTGCCATTTCCCTGGCTGCCGCTTCCCAGTACCGCGAAGCGCACTTAGCCCAGTCGGTCCTGGATGGCGCTCAGCACGCGACGGGCCACATCGGCCGGCGCCACGGTGTTGATGTTCTTCTCGACGGTGACCTGAACGTTCTCACCCACCTTGCTCAGGCGGACCTGATAACGCTCGGCGCGAGCTTCACGTTCTTCCTTGCTCGGCGCACTGCCGAACAGGCGACTGAAGAAGCCGGGCTGATCGTTCTTGTCTTCGGGTTTCTCGGACAGGTTGATGTAGTACAGGCCCAGGCTGCGGTTGATGTCCTCGACGCGCCACTCGCCCTGCTCCAGCGCACGACCCACGCCCGACCAGGCGCGGTCCAGGTCGGAACCGAGGAACAGCACCGGGTTGCCGCTGCCGTCTTCGGTCAGGCTGACCTGGCTGGGCACGTCGAAGTCGCGCTCGGCGAGCAACGACACCGAACCACCCTTCTCGGCGCTGCGGTTCATGCTGGCCAGCAGTTCGTCGACCAGCAGTGCATCGACGCCCGTGTTGCTCGACGTGCTCGGGAAATCGGGCTCGGCACTGCTGCCGGCCGGACGCTCGACGCTGACCACGTAGACTTCCGAGGTGTTGCGCTGCACACCCGGCTCCATGCGCACCCGTACACGTACTTCGCTGTTCGGGCTGCTGGAGGTGCTGGCCAGACGCTGGCCGAGCGAGGCGGACAGCTCATCGAAACGCTGCCAGGTGGTATTGAATTCGCCAGTCTGCGGGCGCTCTTCGGCAATGCGGAAGCCGTTGTCCTCGAAATACTGGCGGGTAACCGGCCAGACCTCGGCGGGCGAGCGCTGAGCCAGCACCCAACGGTTGGCGCCACTGCGCTGCAGGGTGAACTCGCTGACGTCGGCGCTGGCCGACAGCGGCTGCGGACGAGGCACCTCGAACTCGCCGGTGGCGGTGTCGTCGGCCACGTTGCGCGGGATCGGCAGCAGCGGATCCATGCGTTTGACATGCGTGGCGTCCGGCGGCAGCTGCATGGGCGCAGTGGAGTGCGCCTGCAGGTAATCGCTGCCGCGGTCGCGGAAATAGCCATCTTCGCCCCAGAGCCAGCCGCACCCACTGGTGCTGGAGATGATCAGGGCGAGAGCGGAAAGACCAGCCAGTCGCTTCATGCGGTGTACTTCCTCGATTAAACCAGTACGCCGGACTGGCGCAAGGCAGTACGGACTTGTTCGTGACAACCCTGGCTCAGCCAGGTGAGCGGCAGGCGAATACCTTTGTGCATCAAACCCATTTCAACCATCGCCCATTTCACCGGGATCGGGTTGGCTTCGCAGAACAGGTTCTTGTGCAGCGGCATGAGTCGATCATTGATCTCGCGGGCCTTCTCGGCATTGCCCGCAAGGGCGGCCTCGCACAGATCGGCCATTTCGCGCGGAGCGACGTTGGCGGTGACGGAAATATTGCCCTTGCCGCCCAGCAGGATCAG
Proteins encoded in this region:
- a CDS encoding MBL fold metallo-hydrolase — its product is MRFAVLGSGSQGNGTLIASDDTFVLVDCGFSLRETERRLALLGVSAAQLSAVLVTHEHADHVHGVGLLARRYNVPVYLSQGTLRGMRKPVEVAGFLGCGDVLEVGSLQVSAARVEHDAQEPLQYVVSDGRRRFGMLTDLGSYDMRLLQRYEGLDALLIEANHCRDLLARGHYPYFLKQRVGGNQGHLNNHQAANLVAELGWRHLQHLVLAHLSSKNNLPQLARQCFVDTLGCDPDWLQVANQEHGLDWREIA
- the purC gene encoding phosphoribosylaminoimidazolesuccinocarboxamide synthase, whose amino-acid sequence is MEKRDELYRGKAKSVYKTDDADRLILLFRNDTSAFDGKRIEQLDRKGMVNNKFNAFIMQKLEEAGVPTQFDKLLGDNECLVKKLDMIPVECVVRNYAAGSLVKRLGVEEGIKLEPSTFELFLKNDEKGDPFINESHVVAFGWGTAEQLVEMKKLSLKVNDVLSKLFDDAGLLLVDFKLEFGVFHGQIVLGDEFSPDGCRLWDKETRKKMDKDRFRQGLGDVIEAYEEVAKRLGVPL
- the bamC gene encoding outer membrane protein assembly factor BamC; translated protein: MKRLAGLSALALIISSTSGCGWLWGEDGYFRDRGSDYLQAHSTAPMQLPPDATHVKRMDPLLPIPRNVADDTATGEFEVPRPQPLSASADVSEFTLQRSGANRWVLAQRSPAEVWPVTRQYFEDNGFRIAEERPQTGEFNTTWQRFDELSASLGQRLASTSSSPNSEVRVRVRMEPGVQRNTSEVYVVSVERPAGSSAEPDFPSTSSNTGVDALLVDELLASMNRSAEKGGSVSLLAERDFDVPSQVSLTEDGSGNPVLFLGSDLDRAWSGVGRALEQGEWRVEDINRSLGLYYINLSEKPEDKNDQPGFFSRLFGSAPSKEEREARAERYQVRLSKVGENVQVTVEKNINTVAPADVARRVLSAIQDRLG